From one Actinomycetota bacterium genomic stretch:
- a CDS encoding MBL fold metallo-hydrolase — protein MIVRGGTFGPVATNTYVVADREGGSALIVDPAAGSSRWVAETLAAMAVDPVAVLDTHGHWDHVVENHVWDAQGIPVWIGRGDEGWLAAPAPFNPALFGNPPPTPGVTPAAILEDGDTITCGDLTLQIVATPGHSPGCQVAYDASTGQAMVGDLIFAMGIGRTDFPGSNHDDMVRSLMRVLDELPGDTVIYPGHDRWGVTLAQAEPYARVFM, from the coding sequence ATGATCGTTCGCGGAGGCACCTTCGGACCCGTGGCCACCAACACCTACGTGGTGGCCGACCGCGAGGGCGGCAGCGCCCTCATCGTCGACCCGGCGGCGGGAAGCAGCCGCTGGGTGGCCGAGACCCTGGCTGCGATGGCGGTAGATCCCGTTGCCGTGCTCGACACCCACGGCCACTGGGACCACGTGGTGGAGAACCACGTATGGGACGCGCAGGGGATCCCCGTGTGGATCGGCCGCGGCGACGAAGGCTGGCTGGCCGCCCCCGCGCCGTTCAACCCCGCGCTGTTCGGCAACCCGCCGCCCACGCCGGGGGTCACGCCCGCGGCGATCCTCGAGGACGGCGACACCATCACCTGCGGCGACCTGACGCTGCAGATCGTGGCCACCCCGGGGCACTCGCCCGGGTGCCAGGTGGCGTACGACGCCAGCACGGGCCAGGCCATGGTGGGCGATCTCATCTTCGCGATGGGAATCGGCCGCACGGACTTCCCGGGAAGCAACCACGACGACATGGTGCGATCGCTCATGCGGGTACTCGACGAGCTCCCCGGCGACACCGTCATCTACCCGGGCCACGACCGCTGGGGCGTCACGCTGGCCCAGGCCGAGCCCTACGCGCGGGTGTTCATGTGA
- a CDS encoding galactose isomerase — protein sequence MRIAVGSDMREPVTDAVIAWLREQGHELVLIGPLVDGDETEWAEASAATARAVTDGGADAAVLFCWSGTGACIAANKVAGARAALCGDAETARLARKYNHANVLVMSMRATSPAIAIETTEAFLYAPWGEDDFDIRNVRTVDAIGG from the coding sequence ATGCGGATCGCCGTGGGGTCGGACATGCGTGAGCCCGTCACCGATGCGGTGATCGCGTGGCTGCGCGAGCAGGGTCACGAGCTCGTGCTGATCGGCCCGCTCGTGGATGGCGACGAGACCGAGTGGGCCGAGGCCAGCGCGGCCACGGCCCGCGCGGTGACTGATGGCGGGGCGGACGCCGCGGTGCTGTTCTGCTGGAGCGGTACCGGCGCGTGCATCGCCGCCAACAAGGTGGCCGGTGCGCGCGCCGCGCTGTGCGGTGACGCCGAGACCGCCCGGCTGGCCCGCAAGTACAACCACGCCAACGTGCTCGTGATGAGCATGCGCGCCACCTCGCCGGCCATCGCCATCGAGACCACCGAGGCCTTCCTTTATGCCCCGTGGGGCGAGGACGACTTCGACATCCGCAACGTGCGCACCGTGGATGCGATCGGGGGCTGA